From the Hoplias malabaricus isolate fHopMal1 chromosome 13, fHopMal1.hap1, whole genome shotgun sequence genome, the window tgaagaatAGTTCAACTAACTAATGTAACTTCAAATAACGTTAGATCCTTTATTACAttctaatatttaaaataaaacatttaaaggaatattttatatttgtggacacacagtatttattacatttgttaAGTGTTAACCTGCTCCACTCTTTGCAGCTGGTGACGATGCAAAGATCAGAGTGTGGAAGGTTCCTAAAGGCGGACTTGTAGAAACTCTGACTGAACCAGAGTGTGTTCTGCAGGGTGAGATAATAACAGTGCTCTTTACTGTAGTGGCTGTAGGATCACAATCTAATGTCTGAGATATTTATCATGTTTTATCCAATCACAGGACACACTGAGAAAATATATTCCATCAAGTTCCACCCCCATGCCTCGGGTCTGTTGGTGTCTTCCTCCTATGACATGACCGTCAGACTGTGGGATCTAAACACTGGAGACCAGCTCAAGAAATTAAGTGGACACCAAGACCAAGCAAGTGTTCCCGTCTTTTATATGCCTTTTTTCTGCTGGTACCAGTTTGACTTTAAATGTACAGCAGATATCACCCTCCAGTCTCATACTGCCATATATATAAAGCCTGGGTTTTCATGGCTCTTTAATGTGACCAGGAACAAAGAGAGCCATGGAACACAGAGCCAGACTCAGATGGAAAGTAGTTCAGCAGAGTGACATTATTCTCCCTGACAGATTTTTGGGATGGCCTGGAGTCCCGATGGCAAGTTGCTGGCAACAGTGTGTAAAGACGGGAAAGTCCGTGTGTACAACCCGCGGAAGTCTTCTCTGCCCATCCAGGTCAGAACCAGCCGTCTCTTAGGCCCAGCATCATACATAAGGTTTCAGTCATGTTTCTCATTctcttctcctccctctctgccCACAGGAGGGTCCAGGGCCAGAAGGCCAAAGGGGGGGCCGTATAGTCTGGGCGTGTGATGGTCAGTTCCTGCTGGTGTCAGGGTTTGACTGGTGAGTAGCCAAGGTCCCGAGTGTACACTACAACTACAGTTTCAGGAGTAAATCAAATAAGTTGTGTTGAATCCATCAAGTGCACAAGTTGAAAATGAGCAGTTCAtgggccacacacacaaaagtgtgAAGATATCACATGCAGCTGATTACAAATTCCACTCGAATTTCTAAAATGTTCTTGCTGGATTAGTGTACATTTTCCTCCACCtcataataaaaaaactgtAACAAGGCCACAAGAATCATGATTAGGATGAGTAACCTATTAAGTGCAGAGTTTATTTTGAATTgtagtacatatatatatatacaaaccggattccaaaaaagttgggacactacacaaattgtgaataaaaactgaatgcaatgacgtggagatggcaaatgtcaatattttatacgtaatagaacatagatgaccgatcaaaagtttaatctgagtaaatgtaacattttaaaggaaaaatatgttgattcaaaatttcacagtgtcaacaaatcccaaaaaagttggaacaagtagcaataagtgactggaaaaaggaaattgagcatataacgaacagctggaagaccaattaacactaattaggtcaattgacaacatgatgaagagcttctcagagtgtctctctgaagccaagatggtgagaggatcaccaattccaccattgtttgctttttaagttatcatcatcaactgtgcgtaacatcatcaaaagattcagagaatctggaacaatagCTTTGCATAAGGGACAtggctgtaaaactctactggatgcttgtgatctccgggcccttaaacgtcactgcacctcaaacaggaatgccactgtcaagaaaataacagaatgggatcaggaatacttccagaaagcattgtcagtgaacacaatccactgtgccatccaccgttgccagctgaaactctacagtgcaaagaggaagccatttctaagcaagctccacaagctcagatgtttgcactgggccaggggtcttttaaaatggagtgtggcaaaatggaagactgttctgtggtcagatgagtcacggtTTGAAGtttttctttatggaacactgagATGCCTTGTCATTCGGagcagagaggacaaggataacccaagttgtaatcaacgctccgttcagaagcctgcatcactgatggtatggggttgcatgagtgcttgtggcatgggcagcttgcatgtctggaaaggcaccattaatgcagagaactatgttcaggttctagaacaaaatatgctcccatctagacgtcatctctttcagggaagaccctgcatttttcaacaagataatgccaaaccacattctgcagcaatcacaacatcatggctacgtaggagaaggatccgggtactgaaatggccagcctgcagtccagatctttcacctatagagaacatttggcgcatcataaagaggaaggtgcaacaaagaaggcccaagacgattgaacagttggaggcctgtattagacatgaatgggagagcattcctatttctaaacttgagaaactggtctcctctgtccccagacgtatgttgagtgttgtaagaagggggggatgccacacagtggtaaaaaatggccttgtcccaactttttggggatttgttgttgccatgaaattttgaaacaacatatctTTTTcccaggcggcacggtggcgcagcaggtagtgttgcagtcacacagctccaggggcctggaggttgtgggttcgattcccgctccgggtgactgtctgtgaggagttggtgtgttctccccgtgtccgcgtgggtttcttccgggtgctccggtttcctcccacagtccaaaaacacatgttgcaggtggattggtgactcgaaagtgtccgtaggtgtgagtgaatgtctgtgttgccctgtgaaggactggcgtcccctccagggtgttttcccgcctagcgtccgatgattccaggtaggctctggaccccccgcgaccctaaattggataagcggttacagataatggatggatatatttttcccttaaaatgatacattctctcagcttaaacttttgatctgtgatttgtgttctattctgaatataatattagatgttggcacctccacatcattgcattcagttttcattctcaaattgtttagtgtcccaacttttttggaatctggtttgtgcgtgcgtgcgtgtgcgtgcgtATTGAAATGCGAAAGGAGCGAAAGGAGATTGAAATCGTGCTTTCACATCAGTTTTGTACCAACCTTTGCCTAAACCATGAGTATCAATGTTGTGCTGTTCTTTCTGGTTCCCTGCAGTCGTAGTGAGAGACAGCTGTATCTCTACTCCCCCGAGTCCTTGGCCTCTGGAGCTTTAGCCATGGCGTCTGCTGATGTCTCGCCCTCGACTCTAATTCCATTTTATGACCCTGACACCAGCGTGGTTTTCCTCACAGGGAAGGTACAGTTCAAAACACAGGAGTTGGAGAAACCACACACACGTCTTTGCTcattcaaaatatataaaaatgtttttatttaaacgcAAAACACAATTTGTTTACAAACAGGACaggagtgagtgacagggtgagtgtgtgtgtggctgagtggaagtttgtgtgagtggctgggtgaatgtttgagtgattgggtgaatgtatgagtgactgtgtgagggtggttgagtgaatgtttgagtgcaTGGGGggggtgtgagtgattgtgtgaattgCTGGGTGAAtgtttcagtgactgtgtgaatgactggttgagtttgtgtgtggctgagtgaatgtttgagtgtgtgagtggctgagagAGTGAGCAACTGTAAgagtgtgtatgaatgtgtgagtgaggatgtgagtgactgagtgaatgtgtgttcccTGTGATGGACGGGTGCTCTCTGCAggctgtgttcctgtcttgtgcgaCCAGTAATTTCGGGTTTGGCTGCagaccctgaacagaatgaaacAGTTGCAggtaattaatgaatgaatatatacaaaCCCATACCTGTTTTTCTTTTAGGGTGACACACGTGTCTACATCTTTGAAATCATTTCAGCAGCACCCTACTTTATGGAGTGCAGCAGCTTCCAATCTTCTGAGCCACACAAGGTACAAGAAACCCTTCATTGCTTCAACTCATAGTCTTAAATTCAGCAGTTCGGCAGTTTTCCTAAAATATTTCTGCCGTGTGGGTTCAGGGCTTAAGTTTTTTACCGAAGACAGAATGTGACGTGCGAGACGTGGAGATTGCCAGGGCCATTCGGCTTGGGAAGACCACCATTGAGCCTGTGGCCTTCCAAGTTCCTCGTGTTCGAGTGAGTGACTTGCCATCATTTCTTTTGAGTCTGGATGTCTAACAGAAATGCTCATATTCCACTGACTTTGACTCGTGCATGATAAAAAGAGTTATTATGAAAACGAAATATGTCTGTGGTGTTACAGAAAGAGTTTTTTCAAGACGACCTGTTCCCAAAGACGGCAGAGTGGTGGAAGCCAGCTCTGACTGCCGCGGCCTGGTGGTCTGGTTCTGATGGTCAGCACTCTAAGATCAGCCTTCAGCCCAAAGACATGAGCCCAGGTACTATGAAGTACAGTTCAAAAGTTTGGTTCTGTGTCTCTCAGTGCTCTCAGTTCTAGacgtttctgtgtgtttgttcagtgAGTGAGGCTCCGAAGGAAGCTCCGGTGAGAAAGTATCTGCCCTCCTCAGTTTACCTGGAAGAGAAGACCGACGAACAGAAGAAAGAAGAggtctgtgtctttctctgagTGATGGACTTTTAGGGTTGTGCTCTGCATAGTCTGCATTTATGTATGTGTTTCTGTATGTGTGATTGTTTTATAGCTTTTGAGTGCCATGGTGGCTAAGCTGGGGAACAGAGAAGACCCACTGCCACAGGAATTATTTGAGGGCGTGGATGACAATGAATGGGTGAGAGAACCCTTCAGCAAACTAAGGAAATTTTACAGTTAGAATAAGATCTTGATATTTATTCTGTGTTTGGCTCTGTATTCTATATTGGctcataatatttatattttaagtgtATATAGTAATATTTGGTTAATGGGCAATAATTTAATTTCCATTAATATCAAATGTAATTAATGGGGATCGTTTTACAATGAGGGTTCTCACAAAGCAATTTTACAGAATTCCattataatcaattaaaaaacaaataaattaatttatattagtgtgtgatgtcctgtcaGAATcacattacatacattttttcatGAAAGGTTCTTATTCACCTGCTGGAAGAGTAAgaaaatacaatttattttcacaaaacacaattgcatttttaattcaaaattgTTTCAAAAACAACATGGTTGTGGTGTTTGTTAAATATGATAAATATCATAAGCCTTCGTCCATCTTCATATCAAGATCTGATTCTAGTGCCACAACACCCACCTTTCAACAGATGCCATATTTTACCCACCAAATTAACTAATGGCAAAATATAAGCTTTTAACCTATCAAATTATTTAAAcagttataaaaataaaaacaccccaccactgccacagAATTAGTATCTTGTATGTTACAGCTTTCTGTGATTAAAGCAGTTTCCCAGTGATCCAGGAAAATccttaaaaataagaaaagtaTGAAATGATTAGATGATAAatgattagtgtgtgtgtttattctcgGCACTTTCAGGATGATTAGCAGGAGGCTTTGCCTTACGGACAAGTCAAGATGCAGCAGGTGGAGGGTGAAGGAGAGTCCTTCTCTACTTTGTGCCATTTTTGAGAGACAACCTCCAAAACATTCACTTCTGCACCACAATCATAACTCCACCAACCAGATCACAAACAGATTAAATTAGATCAACGCTCCATGTCAGTAAAGTTGTACAGCCCCCATCTCCTTACCTCAAACAAATGTGGGAAATGTTCCACTCTTAAATAATGAGTTGTCATTCACGTTTAATAACGAATATTCCACtcctgttaaataaaatgtgtttttataaacCCAGTAAACTCTTTAACAGTGTTATTTGTCAATGCCACAGCCAAGATCACCTTCCCTTTCAGATCTCTCACTTACACATGTTTACATGAGGCAAAGGAATGTCATGGAAAGCGATGCATGTTTTCACACTTctcagtgtgttgtgttgatgtGACCTGTGCTTGGACAATATTACTGGATGTGTTTAAgatcagtgtttattttaacaTCATTGAGTGTTCTTTGGGATGTCTCACACCTTGATTTATACTTATGTACCTTTTATACATTGTTGGTGATAGCACtgctttattctctctcttcaGCTGAATCTGTCATGTGGGAATGTTGCCTTGTAATAAAACAGTTTTGCGAGTGTGGCCAAgtgaattcttttttttctgaaatattcACTGAATAATCCCAAGGCCGAGAtggtgtgtgtattaatgtttgctgctgttacacttatataaaaatgtatatgaaaaTCTGATGTTGGGAGGGGGGGAGTAGGGGTACTGAATCATACTTCCCCCTGATCTTTCAGCATTTACTGTCCCATAAACCCACTTAAGAGACTCTGGAAACTTGGTTCGATTGAGTCTAATTATGGAGGGCAGTGACCTGTTGGTTAGACAAGTGTGTATGGGGTTTGAAGATCACTAGTTTGATTCTCATTACCAGGAAAATGGGGGTGGGGAAgagaaggaacagtgctgtctcctccctcaacatccatggctgaaggaCCCTTAAGCAAGACACCTAACTTCTGTGTTCACTGTCACTAGTAAAAttgtgtggttgtgtgagtGTCTTTGTGTGCGACCGACAAAACCTCTAGCGACCAACACCTTTAGCATCAAGGTCAGAGTCAAATTTATTGACATTCCTTCTGAACAATGAAAAGATTTATCCAGGACAATGTTGGATATTTctatgaacaaaaataatatacacAACAACTATATTAAACTCCCTAAAGACAGTAAAGACGGGATTTTAAGAAATGTCTATGATTTTGTCAGTAGTGTATTTCACCCTCCGTAGGTGAGAACATTTTTAAGCCCAGCCCACTCAGACCCACACTGTATTGGAATGTATATTAAACGTTAAAATTCATAAAATTCCTGCAAATTCCTATTGAAcaaagtttaatttaaaaagtgtcaactttacaataaaattattaaaggTGACGTGTTATGTTTCAGTCATCTGACCCGCCCACCCCGCAATAGCACGACGCTCCGCCAGGGGGCGTGGCCCCCACTGTGAGAAGTATAACGCTGTAGTGAAAACGGAGGCCTCCGTACAGCAGGCGGCGGTAGAGCGGCTGTGTAGCGGAGTATCGATCCGTCTCGTGTTCTCCAAACACTGGAACTCGACGGTATCTCGGCGCTTCACCTTGATGGAGGAACTGAGGAGGATTAAAGTTACAGTTTCTGATTTAATTCTGATTTAAACCCGGAGATCAGAGATGGTAGGTGTTCTGTGTTCAGACCTGTGCCCAATCCGTGTCCTGTCCTGTGTTCTGATACTACATAAGCTAAATAATCATATAATCAGCCTTTGCTGTGTCGCAGTGAAAGACTGAGATGGTTGAATTCAGCAGTAAGGGAAAATTACTGTGTTCTTGGATCTCTGTGTCCAATAgataaatattaaatggtgtcaaagtacatatatacatacattttcttttccgcttctccacttcagggtcgcggtgatgGTGTTAAAGTGATACATATAATAATTTACCAAAGAGTTGCCTTTAGGGAGGAGAGTGGAGACTACTCTCATTGTAATGTGACATTATAAAGATTTAGTGTCTGtagtaaaatgcattttttaaattttactctAATGTAGTGTTTATTATAACATCTGACATGTCTTAATTACTTTTCGAGCGGAAATATCTAAACGTTTATGATTTGTTGTccagtgtgtgatgtttgtgtcAGGCAAAAACTAAATTGACAAATCTAAGAAGTCTCCAACTGATTCTGAATTTTatagcatttattttattttgtaaattctAAATATTGTACTGAACAGAGCTGCACTGATCAGTAATGTTAAATTGTATATTATCATACAActtgttgtgtatatataaagtGCGGCGCTGTAAAGTGTCTGTAGACCCTCAAATTAAATGAAACCCAGCCTTCTGTGGAGTGTCTGGAAACTTCATTACAGTAgtgattttattaataataaaagtatcaTTAGTATCTTATTAATGATTTCTTTTGTTCCAGATCTGTAGTAAAACACGTTAAGGTTTAAGAAATCGTGGTCAGTTTTATGCAtgttttcctgttttgtattttttttggtCCCAGGCGAAGTATCTTGCTCAGattgtggtggtgggggtgcAGGTGGTAGGCCGGGCTTTTGCGCGAGCTTTGCGTCAAGAGTTTGCAGGTTAGTCAAAGTGTGGTGTCGTAATGTTTTACAAGTTTTATTCCCAATAAATCGTTGTAAATAAATTTGAGTCTTATTCTCACAGCCAGCCAGGCTGCGGCGGCGGCGAGAGGGAGCTCAAGTAAAGAGTCCGCTGCAGTATCCAGTTTCACCGGGATGACAGTCCAGGAAGCTCAGCAGATTCTGAACATCTCCACTCTGAACCCAGAAGAAATCAAGATGGTAAATGACAAGGGTTCGGTAAAAAACATgccacatataaacacacaccatcTATAACAGAACATTCCTTACATTATTGTAACAGAACTGTCCTTTACAATAAAGacaaaaatgactttttatGCCCCACAGAATTTTGAGCACTTGTTTAAAGTGAATGACAAAGCGGTTGGAGGCTCCTTCTACCTGCAGTCTAAGGTATGGAAGCGGAATATTTCCTAAATCAAAAATGAAATGATTCTCCtgcattgtttaaaaatattaaactcctAGTTTTGTGATGGACCTCAGGTTTGAACTttgttatataaatgtaacattattCTTATACATTAATTTCAGAAAGTAGTAATTCTCTAATCCTTAATAAAATGCTTAATGCTGTTATTTGTGTCGCAGCGTGGAAGAATAAACACAAAGGAGCATGAAGCCATTGTTATTGTTTGTagtttgttgtgtgttgtaatgtgtttgtgatgtaagCGTGTCATAGAGTGatattttttcacttaaaagtTAAAATTCTGTCAGTATGCTTGTTTGTTTTAGGGTTTTGAGTTGTGTGACATTGTCTTTTGCAGGTGGTGAGGGCCAAGGAGCGTCTGGAGGAAGAGTTGCATATTCAGAAGCAAAATCAGCAGCAAAAAACATGAGTCTTATCAGAACTCTACTCCTTTCTCCTGTCTTCTATTGTAAATAATGTTCTAGTTCAATAAAGCCCTGTCCTTTTTCTTTACCAtgctatgttttttttctttaaggtTCACTGTGGAATAATATTgaatattaaatttaatatgGATATTTTACTCCTTCAGTACTCCTTCCTTACATCCTGTCTTGTTCGGTTCCTTTGCAGCTGGCTGTAGCTAGAAATGAAATGGAAATGAACGTGGCTGCGCTGCACTAGAGTTTAGGGTACTGTACGCAtaacttttaaattattatttttgtatatggATGTGCAGATCACTTGTACCATGGGAACTGAAGCACCCCTTTGGTTTTTGACCATTCAGAGTGTGGCAGggcatcttgtttttttttccagtcacTGGTGCAATTATTAACAAACTTAAAAGattgttaaaaaatatttgtgtgGACCAAGGAAGATGTTCAAGTATCAGGACAGAAAACCCAAAGCAAACAGGAAGAAAACATTGTTACTGTGGGCTGAAGAGACTCATGGAGCCTGAATGATGAgagtgggtttgagtcccactccggctgactgtctgtgaggaatttgatgtggtctctccgtgtccgtgtggatttcctccacagtccaaaaacgcacgttggtaggtgtattggcaactcaaaagtgtcagtaggtgtgaatgtataattgtgtgttgccctgtgaaggactagtgccccctcctgggtgtgttcctgccttgcgcccaatgattccaggtaggctttggacccaccgtgaccctgaactggagaaccacccaaagtggttacagacaatgaatgaatgaaatttgactGTTCTCCCCTCATTTCTGATGTGGTGTTGAATGTCAGGTAAAGGCCAAAAGCAGTGATGAACTTGTAAGTCTGGACACATTTCTCATTAACATATAATAATGTAACATTgttaatataatgtattatttttgttaGGGAAGTCCATGTTATAAAAGATTCAGGCTAGGAAACAGAGGAAGAGCAACACAGTTAATTATTTAATTGAGGACTACAGAATTTTATTTTGCGTGAACTTTGAGTGCTTCTATAATTTATATACCACTTAATCTGGAAATAATGAGccattaattaaaacaatttaagtTAATAATTTCAGATATGTTTCACAAAGCCAAAATGTTCTGCATGTAAAATAACTGCCGTAAAAGTGAAGATCCTCTAAATGCTGCGAGTCCAGAACTTTACTGTCGGTTATACCACATCCAGTCTATCACTGACTGGCCTTTAACAGAAATGAAGAgtcagtacagtacagtatatcaaatgcacttttattaaacatttgtttCTCTTGTTTTCATTGACATCATTATCAATATCGTAATAAAATTCCTCTAAAACAGGAGCACACACCTATGTTGTACCAGTTGGAGACTTTTACAGCTGTAAAGCTCTGCATGTTCAGGTTCAGAACATGACGctgggaatatatatatatatatatatatatatatatatatatatatataaaggtatAAATACTTCTACATTTCACCTATGATAAAAGGCacttggagaaaaaaaatactgatattaaaatattttaatgtgcaAAAAGAACGAATCTGAATAGCGACCTGTGCTGGCCGTAGTCGTACATTAACCCTTTGTGCAtcactgttgttttgtttttttgctgaaaGCGGAACtccctgttgttgttttttgttgttgttgttgttattgtactGCAATGAATTTCTTTACTGCATTCAGGTTCTAGGagtcagaaaattaaaaaaggcCTCAAAATCTAAATAA encodes:
- the coro7 gene encoding coronin-7 isoform X2, with the translated sequence MAKYLAQIVVVGVQVVGRAFARALRQEFAASQAAAAARGSSSKESAAVSSFTGMTVQEAQQILNISTLNPEEIKMNFEHLFKVNDKAVGGSFYLQSKVVRAKERLEEELHIQKQNQQQKT